A single genomic interval of Electrophorus electricus isolate fEleEle1 chromosome 4, fEleEle1.pri, whole genome shotgun sequence harbors:
- the taldo1 gene encoding transaldolase, producing the protein MSVSPDKRRKMESALDQLKKHTVVVADTGDFNAIEEYKPQDATTNPSLILAAAKMPAYQQLVDQAIKYGIASCRTEEEQVTNTMDKLFVNFGLEILKIIPGRVSTEVDARLSFDKDGMVARARRLISLYEEAGVSKERVLIKLSSTWEGIQAGRELEEKYGIHCNMTLLFSFAQAVACAEAKVTLISPFVGRILDWYKENTDRKSYEPHEDPGVLSVKKIYNYYKKFEYSTVVMGASFRNTGEVKALAGCDLLTISPGLLGELSQDNSAVSLSLSPQGAKSNDLEKLHLDEKAFRWLHNEDRMAVEKLSDGIRKFAADAVKLESMIKEKMLNVKNGL; encoded by the exons ATGTCTGTGTCGCCGGATAAACGACGAAAGATGGAGTCTGCGCTGGATCAGCTGAAAAAGCACACTGTCGTCGTTGCGGACACCGGCGATTTCAATG CCATTGAAGAATATAAGCCCCAGGATGCTACAACAAATCCCTCTCTCATCCTGGCAGCAGCTAAGATGCCTGCCTACCAACAGCTGGTTGATCAGGCAATTAAATATGGCATTGCCAGTTGCAG GACTGAAGAGGAGCAAGTGACTAACACTATGGACAAGCTTTTTGTCAACTTTGGGCTTGAGATCCTGAAGATTATCCCTGGTAGAGTCTCCACAGAGGTGGATGCAAG GCTGTCGTTTGACAAGGATGGAATGGTGGCTCGTGCGCGAAGGCTCATCTCTCTGTATGAGGAAGCTGGAGTGAGTAAAGAACGTGTGCTTATTAAGCTTTCCTCTACATGGGAAGGAATTCAGGCTGGCAG gGAGTTGGAGGAAAAGTATGGCATTCATTGCAACATGACCCTGCTGTTCTCCTTCGCCCAGGCAGTGGCTTGCGCTGAGGCTAAGGTCACCCTCATTTCACCCTTTGTTGGGCGAATCCTGGACTGGTACAAGGAGAACACTGACCGCAAGAGCTATGAACCACATGAAGACCCAG GTGTCCTGAGTGTAAAGAAGATCTATAACTACTATAAAAAGTTTGAATATAGTACAGTAGTGATGGGTGCCTCCTTCAGGAACACTGGAGAGGTGAAGGCTCTGGCTGGTTGTGATCTGCTCACCATCTCTCCAGGGCTGCTGGGAGAACTTAGCCAGGATAACAGTGCTGtgtccttatctctctctccacagggaG CAAAGTCTAATGATCTGGAAAAGCTGCACTTGGATGAGAAGGCTTTTCGCTGGCTTCACAATGAAGACCGCATGGCTGTGGAGAAACTCTCTGACGGCATCCGGAAATTTGCTGCTGATGCAGTAAAGCTTGAGAGCATGATTAAG GAGAAGATGCTTAATGTGAAGAATGGACTGTAA
- the cd151l gene encoding CD151 antigen, like, giving the protein MGAYDEKKETCGTVCLKYLLFTFNFLFWLAGGVVMAVGIWTLTEKSDYISLLSSRIYAVSAYILILAGVIVMVTGVLGCCATFKERKQLLRVYFVLLLCIFLLEILAGVLAYIYYQQLSEELKNNLKNTMVQHYHQPNQDHVTKAVDKLQQEFKCCGSKNFSEWRESLWIRSNEATGRKVPDSCCKTPTEYCGKRDHPSNIYKVEGGCITKLENFILAHLKIIGAVGVGIASVQIVGMIFTCCLYRNLKAEPY; this is encoded by the exons ATGGGGGCATATGACGAAAAGAAAGAGACATGTGGGACCGTTTGCCTGAAATACCTCCTGTTCACTTTTAACTTCCTGTTTTGG CTGGCAGGAGGTGTTGTGATGGCTGTAGGGATATGGACACTAACAGAAAAGAGTGACTACATCAGCCTGCTTTCCTCCAGGATCTATGCTGTGTCTGCCTATATCCTCATTTTGGCAGGGGTCATTGTCATGGTTACCGGAGTTCTAGGCTGCTGTGCCACCTTCAAAGAGCGAAAACAACTTTTAAGAGTG TACTTTGTCCTACTGCTGTGTATTTTTCTTCTGGAGATCCTGGCTGGAGTATTGGCCTACATCTACTATCAGCAG TTGAGTGAGGAGTTGAAGAATAATTTGAAAAATACTATGGTGCAACATTATCATCAACCTAACCAGGACCATGTCACCAAGGCTGTGGATAAACTACAGCAAGAG TTTAAGTGCTGTGGCAGTAAGAACTTCTCAGAGTGGAGAGAAAGCCTTTGGATCCGCTCCAATGAAGCCACAGGCAGAAAGGTCCCAGACAGCTGCTGTAAGACCCCCACAGAGTACTGTGGCAAGAGAGACCACCCCTCCAATATTTATAAAGTAGAG GGCGGTTGCATCACTAAGCTAGAGAACTTCATCTTGGCCCACTTAAAGATCATCGGTGCTGTGGGTGTGGGAATTGCCAGTGTGCAG ATCGTGGGCATGATTTTCACTTGCTGTCTCTACAGGAATCTGAAAGCAGAACCATACTGA